A single window of Papaver somniferum cultivar HN1 unplaced genomic scaffold, ASM357369v1 unplaced-scaffold_139, whole genome shotgun sequence DNA harbors:
- the LOC113335140 gene encoding cadmium/zinc-transporting ATPase HMA2-like, producing the protein MLANFILQVTISMTKSYFDVLGLCCTSEVPLVERILNPMNGVEKILVNVTTKTVIVFHDDLITTKNQIVIALNQAGLEANVRVYGEEKKGIRWPKWYTIGCGLLFIVSLFQYIYEPLKWLSLAAAIFGLSPIVARSYRLARNMTIDIHSLMLIAVVGTAAIQDFMEAGSIVFLFTIAEWLESIASYKAAAAVSTLLSLAPQKAVLAENGDIVDSKNVELNTILAVKEGEIIPIDGIVVEGRCEVDEKSLTGEPFPVTKEMDSKVLAGTINLNGYISVKTTALADDCAVAKMSKLVEEAQNTQSKTQLIIDNVARYYTPAHYFPLYAIILFFAGVILLSILLTIIPAALKVHNFKHWFHLALVVLVAACPCALILSTPVATFCTLSKAATDGGLIIKGGDCLEILAKVKVLALDKTGTLTRGAFSMTGFQSVSQDVSLDNLIYWVASIESKSSHPMSAALVDFGSSNSIQPQPENVTEYQNFPGEGISGEIDGKKIYIGNKRMATRVGCEIVSDLERDGETIGYVFLEDIQIGTFSVADTCRTGVAEAIQQLKDLGLKTAMLTGDGYSAAMRVQDQLGEQALDYIYADLLPEEKVNVIKELKQQGPTAMIGDGVNDAPASATADIGIAMGIGGSALAAETSHLTLMSNDIGKIPLAIRLARRTRITIIVNVGLSIVTKCAVLALAVAGYPRLWAAVLADVGTCLFVIFISMLLLRGTPGTHTIDSREDHTHGHCHGREGSCCSEAHQENPTGR; encoded by the exons ATGCTTGCCAATT TCATTCTTCAAGTAACAATAAGTATGACGAAAAGTTACTTCGATGTTTTGGGATTATGTTGCACCTCAGAAGTGCCACTAGTAGAAAGGATACTAAACCCCATGAATGGGGTAGAAAAGATTCTGGTCAATGTTACTACGAAGACCGTCATTGTGTTTCACGATGACCTCATAACTACAAAAAACCAAATTG TTATTGCACTGAATCAGGCAGGGCTAGAGGCTAATGTTCGAGTCTATGGGGAAGAAAAGAAGGGAATTAGATGGCCTAAGTGGTACACCATTGGATGTGGTTTATTATTTATAGTGTCATTGTTTCAATATATCTATGAACCATTAAAATGGTTATCTCTAGCAGCAGCAATCTTTGGGCTATCACCTATTGTGGCCAGATCCTACCGTTTGGCGAGAAATATGACCATAGACATCCACAGTCTTATGCTAATTGCAG TTGTGGGAACAGCGGCAATCCAAGACTTCATGGAAGCAGGTTCGATAGTCTTTCTATTCACCATTGCGGAGTGGCTCGAATCTATAGCCAGTTACAAG GCTGCTGCCGCAGTGTCCACTTTGCTGAGCTTGGCTCCACAGAAAGCAGTTTTAGCCGAGAATGGAGACATTGTGGATTCCAAAAACGTTGAACTTAACACTATTCTTGCTGTAAAAGAGGGAGAAATTATTCCAATTGATGGAATAGTTGTTGAAGGGAGATGTGAAGTGGATGAAAAATCTTTAACAGGAGAACCATTTCCAGTAACCAAAGAAATGGATTCCAAAGTATTAGCCGGAACAATTAACCTTAACG GTTATATAAGTGTAAAAACAACAGCATTAGCTGATGATTGTGCAGTGGCTAAAATGTCTAAGCTTGTAGAAGAGGCACAAAACACCCAATCGAAAACGCAACTTATCATCGACAATGTTGCTAGATATTACACCCCAGCTCATTATTTTCCCTTGTATGCCATTATATTG ttttttgcaggGGTGATACTGCTTTCAATCCTCTTAACAATAATTCCGGCAGCCCTGAAGGTACACAACTTCAAGCACTGGTTTCACCTTGCATTGGTTGTGCTTGTCGCTGCCTGTCCATGTGCGCTTATACTTTCAACTCCTGTTGCAACATTTTGTACGCTGAGCAAGGCAGCAACAGATGGTGGCCTAATAATCAAGGGAGGTGACTGCCTGGAGATTTTGGCTAAAGTCAAGGTCCTTGCCTTAGATAAAACAGGAACATTAACTAGAGGAGCATTTTCCATGACAGGcttccaatcagtctcccaagACGTTAGCCTGGACAATTTAATATACTG GGTTGCAAGCATTGAAAGCAAGTCTAGTCATCCAATGTCTGCTGCACTGGTGGATTTCGGGTCTTCAAACTCCATCCAACCTCAACCCGAAAACGTGACAGAATATCAAAATTTTCCTGGCGAAGGCATTTCTGGAGAAATTGATGGGAAAAAAATTTATATTGGAAACAAGAGAATGGCTACTAGAGTAGGATGTGAAATTG TTTCAGATCTTGAAAGAGATGGAGAAACAATTGGATATGTTTTCTTAGAGGACATTCAGATAGGCACATTCAGTGTGGCTGATACATGTCGAACTGGAGTTGCAGAAGCGATCCAGCAGTTGAAGGATTTGGGACTTAAAACTGCAATGCTTACAGGAGATGGTTATTCTGCCGCAATGAGGGTCCAAGATCAG CTAGGGGAGCAGGCTTTAGATTACATCTACGCAGATCTTCTTCCAGAAGAGAAGGTCAACGTCATAAAAGAGCTTAAACAACAAGGGCCAACAGCGATGATTGGTGACGGGGTAAACGATGCACCTGCATCAGCAACTGCTGATATTGGTATCGCGATGGGAATTGGAGGTTCTGCTTTGGCTGCAGAGACGAGCCACCTAACACTAATGTCGAACGACATTGGAAAAATACCTCTAGCTATTCGACTTGCTAGACGGACTAGAATAACAATAATTGTAAATGTGGGTTTGTCCATTGTTACCAAGTGCGCTGTGCTTGCATTAGCAGTGGCTGGTTACCCTCGTTTATGGGCCGCAGTTCTCGCTGACGTAGGAACATGTTTGTTTGTGATATTCATTAGCATGTTACTGTTGCGGGGAACGCCTGGCACCCATACAATAGATAGTCGGGAAGATCACACACATGGTCATTGTCATGGCAGGGAAGGTTCATGCTGCTCAGAAGCTCATCAAGAAAACCCAACTGGAAGATAA